Proteins encoded within one genomic window of Dyadobacter chenhuakuii:
- a CDS encoding ferritin-like protein, whose protein sequence is MIVTREELIIALSEAAEVEHGLLVQYLFAAFSIERRDIPDLSPSQQICLARWQKIIFDVAREEMDHLAKVCNLLAAIGSAPQFLRPNFPQSNTSFFLLGVGKNKHHRYPFDFELERFNDCSLYRFIISELPKGVTYLAFPNETGIRIATARDGSPQPIVYNHVGELYSIIEKGFIDLTNLIGEKELFIGGIRNQDNSLDLVKDLNSARRVINRIIVDGEGTPDDNKDSHYEKFMRVRSELAKELKQSSSFNPSKNVALNPQTRYNGDSRGNVTLITHGVTLKLAELFNDIYITMLSTLIQYHSQAGETDRQIEALTRISRGVMSTMLRPLAEMLTEMPVHEEQTDLVAGPCFEIYHPIRLSPDVQSRWKILKERITQEIGLCESLLDFANTYTGLKRLNSVYENLKYLLLDVETVS, encoded by the coding sequence ATGATAGTAACAAGGGAAGAGCTGATTATTGCGCTTTCAGAAGCTGCCGAAGTAGAGCATGGGTTACTTGTCCAATATCTGTTTGCGGCGTTTTCAATAGAAAGGAGAGATATCCCAGACCTTTCCCCAAGTCAGCAAATATGTCTGGCACGATGGCAGAAGATTATCTTCGATGTTGCCAGAGAAGAGATGGACCATCTAGCAAAGGTTTGTAATCTATTAGCAGCGATCGGGAGCGCTCCCCAGTTCCTTCGCCCTAATTTCCCCCAAAGTAATACTTCTTTTTTTTTACTGGGCGTAGGAAAGAACAAACATCACCGCTATCCATTCGATTTTGAATTAGAACGATTTAATGACTGCTCATTATATCGATTTATCATCAGCGAGCTTCCAAAAGGTGTTACTTATCTTGCCTTTCCAAATGAAACTGGTATTAGAATTGCTACGGCAAGAGACGGATCTCCGCAACCAATTGTTTACAATCACGTCGGTGAGTTATATTCAATAATTGAAAAAGGATTTATTGATCTTACAAACTTAATAGGTGAAAAAGAACTGTTTATAGGCGGTATTCGGAACCAAGACAATAGTTTAGATTTAGTGAAGGATCTTAATTCTGCTAGAAGAGTCATCAATAGAATTATTGTCGACGGCGAAGGAACACCTGATGACAACAAAGATTCGCACTATGAAAAGTTTATGAGAGTCCGATCTGAGCTTGCAAAGGAACTGAAACAATCCTCGAGTTTTAACCCCTCAAAAAATGTAGCATTGAATCCGCAGACTAGATACAATGGCGACTCGCGAGGAAATGTGACGCTTATTACTCATGGCGTGACCTTAAAACTGGCTGAACTGTTTAATGACATTTATATCACTATGTTGTCAACACTTATTCAATATCACAGCCAAGCTGGTGAAACAGATCGGCAGATTGAAGCTCTGACGCGGATATCCCGAGGAGTAATGAGTACAATGTTAAGGCCTTTGGCAGAGATGTTGACAGAAATGCCCGTTCATGAGGAGCAAACAGATCTCGTGGCTGGCCCTTGCTTTGAAATCTACCATCCCATCCGTTTGTCTCCTGACGTTCAATCCAGATGGAAGATTTTAAAAGAGCGGATAACCCAAGAAATTGGCCTCTGCGAAAGTTTGTTGGATTTTGCAAATACCTACACCGGTTTAAAGAGACTAAATAGCGTGTACGAAAACCTTAAATACCTATTGTTAGACGTTGAAACAGTTTCATAA
- a CDS encoding response regulator transcription factor gives MKTPIAIVDDHELVARALSGLIQKFDNYDVIYEVFSGEELMQRMRLNFIPEIILLDVSMPDMDGYQVAHWLRETHPDVKVLALSMNDKEDAIVKMLRHGARGYLLKGCKPSQLRQALDAVCQKGFYYSDFVTKQLINNLNPENRQNSEYLLELSDKELKFIRLSCSDLTYHQIADKMSVSPRTIDGYRESVFQKMDVKSRVGMVLFAIKFKLVDL, from the coding sequence ATGAAAACTCCAATAGCTATTGTTGATGATCATGAACTAGTGGCCAGGGCATTATCTGGTCTCATTCAAAAATTCGATAATTATGATGTAATCTACGAGGTGTTTAGTGGTGAGGAACTGATGCAACGAATGCGGCTCAATTTCATTCCCGAGATTATTCTGCTCGACGTCAGTATGCCGGATATGGATGGATATCAGGTAGCGCATTGGTTAAGGGAAACCCATCCTGACGTAAAAGTTCTCGCCCTTTCCATGAACGATAAAGAAGATGCTATTGTAAAGATGCTTCGCCACGGAGCCCGCGGCTATCTACTGAAAGGCTGTAAGCCATCTCAGCTTAGGCAAGCATTGGACGCAGTTTGTCAAAAGGGATTTTACTATTCAGATTTCGTAACTAAACAGCTTATAAATAATCTAAATCCGGAGAATAGACAAAATTCCGAATACCTATTGGAGCTAAGCGACAAAGAACTCAAATTTATTCGGCTTTCGTGCAGTGATCTCACCTATCACCAAATTGCGGATAAGATGTCTGTTAGCCCTAGAACTATTGATGGATATCGGGAATCTGTCTTCCAGAAAATGGACGTGAAAAGCCGTGTTGGCATGGTTTTATTTGCTATCAAATTCAAGCTCGTAGACCTTTGA
- a CDS encoding DUF6734 family protein has product MKIVQSTWFPDKNDISGRWSSEKSMLYNLNLSYIMLKKFYSDIELHTDNIGYQILVKELGLQYSNVVIDLERPSFSELCSFNIEPYWVLKKLFIYSQQHTPFIHVDNDVYLFRQFSEKITKSALCAQNIEINSYYTDALETIQQKFTYVPNWLKQASKDNCHAVNAGIIGGNNFHLFGLYFQEVVELLERNRDKLTEISVGNMNIFLEQCMFKIYADYHDASFEYQIDFVYKDKFSYNAYKIHDAPKLSTYIHVMSCKSNSTVQEAIAKTLYYEDQNAFTKCKYLSEYRFKKDNKEKISNELLFGNSEDLRHHFYRTEAIASEISEDIKINFENLDSIESSVRKNQYLLPINLYELIVDAYYFEYQRYKFALLAVNNPLNYYYDNYVKAKRMLDSSAFMDCTYSIPDTVTLLSTRWLWAQKNEFATSSVDDFKDNVNKSSNYFETLVYYYPEQEKIKEQELDPINSLIYEYASHSMTTRSIIDKLRLNTTSNQSLIDLETVFESRIRYLIHQGALTLVSPN; this is encoded by the coding sequence ATGAAGATCGTTCAATCAACTTGGTTTCCCGACAAAAATGATATTTCAGGTCGTTGGAGCAGTGAAAAATCAATGTTGTATAACTTAAACCTAAGTTATATAATGCTAAAAAAGTTCTACTCAGACATTGAGCTGCACACGGATAACATCGGGTATCAAATTTTGGTAAAAGAACTGGGGCTTCAGTATTCAAATGTAGTAATTGATTTGGAGCGACCATCGTTCAGCGAATTGTGCAGCTTTAATATTGAGCCGTACTGGGTGCTTAAGAAGCTGTTTATCTATTCACAACAGCATACGCCCTTCATCCACGTCGATAACGACGTATACCTATTTCGACAGTTCAGCGAAAAGATCACCAAGTCCGCATTATGCGCTCAAAATATTGAGATTAATAGCTACTATACAGATGCACTTGAAACCATTCAACAGAAATTCACCTATGTTCCAAACTGGTTAAAGCAGGCCTCGAAAGATAATTGTCATGCCGTCAACGCGGGAATTATAGGTGGAAACAACTTCCACCTGTTCGGTCTATATTTTCAAGAGGTTGTCGAACTTCTTGAAAGAAACCGCGATAAACTAACTGAAATTTCAGTCGGGAATATGAATATCTTCCTGGAACAATGTATGTTCAAAATCTATGCAGATTATCACGATGCATCATTTGAGTATCAAATTGATTTTGTATATAAAGACAAGTTTAGCTATAACGCCTACAAAATACATGACGCACCAAAGCTCAGCACTTATATCCACGTAATGAGTTGTAAATCTAACTCCACGGTACAAGAAGCGATCGCAAAGACATTGTATTACGAGGACCAGAATGCGTTTACTAAATGTAAATACTTAAGCGAATATCGATTCAAAAAAGATAATAAAGAGAAGATCTCAAATGAGTTACTATTCGGCAACTCTGAAGATCTGAGGCACCACTTTTACCGAACGGAGGCAATAGCTTCCGAAATATCAGAGGATATCAAAATAAATTTTGAAAATCTTGATTCGATCGAGTCATCTGTAAGAAAAAATCAATATTTATTGCCTATAAACTTATATGAACTGATTGTTGATGCATATTATTTCGAATATCAACGCTATAAATTTGCTTTACTCGCTGTCAATAACCCACTTAATTACTACTACGACAACTACGTTAAGGCCAAACGCATGTTAGATAGTTCGGCATTTATGGACTGCACTTACTCTATTCCGGACACTGTAACACTGCTATCGACGCGATGGTTATGGGCCCAAAAAAATGAATTTGCTACTTCTTCGGTGGATGACTTTAAAGACAATGTTAATAAGAGTAGCAATTATTTCGAAACTTTGGTATATTATTATCCCGAACAGGAAAAAATAAAAGAGCAGGAGCTCGATCCTATAAATAGCCTTATCTACGAGTACGCTAGTCATAGTATGACGACAAGATCGATAATTGATAAATTAAGGTTGAACACAACTTCAAATCAGTCTCTCATAGATCTTGAAACAGTGTTTGAATCACGAATAAGATATCTAATTCATCAAGGCGCATTAACTCTAGTTAGCCCAAATTGA
- a CDS encoding sensor histidine kinase produces the protein MPTGYEEAVFTLIFGTALLLFFVGIFVIAVFKSQRKQLKNALDKDRMQKMFQENILKAQIEVQNETLQNVGQNLHDNIGQLLTIARISLNMLEEEVNYPVSPRYRLDEIAEIIDQTIDEVRLLSKSLDGNVVKNFGLLESVQNEAKRVNKTKKISVNLRTLGDPYSLSFNTEIVLFRVLQECLNNSIKHSGAGQIDFTFDFTPTNLNLTVSDNGKGFNQEEVLRRKLDESGAGLRNIMERIRLVGGTIDIKSSCEDGTNITIGIQRELNN, from the coding sequence ATGCCTACCGGTTATGAGGAAGCCGTCTTTACATTGATTTTTGGAACGGCTCTACTTTTATTTTTCGTGGGTATCTTCGTCATTGCTGTATTCAAATCGCAGAGAAAGCAGCTAAAAAATGCACTTGACAAGGATCGAATGCAAAAGATGTTTCAGGAAAATATTTTGAAAGCTCAAATCGAAGTGCAAAACGAGACATTGCAGAATGTTGGACAAAACTTACATGATAATATTGGACAGTTGTTGACTATAGCACGCATATCTCTAAATATGCTTGAGGAAGAGGTTAATTATCCCGTCTCGCCAAGATATAGATTAGATGAGATTGCTGAAATAATTGATCAGACAATTGACGAAGTGCGCTTATTGAGTAAGAGCCTGGATGGAAATGTCGTTAAAAATTTCGGCCTTTTGGAGAGTGTTCAAAATGAAGCCAAGAGAGTTAATAAAACAAAGAAAATTTCAGTCAATCTTAGAACCCTTGGCGATCCATATTCCCTTTCATTTAATACTGAGATTGTATTGTTTAGAGTATTGCAAGAATGCCTCAATAATTCAATCAAACATTCTGGTGCAGGTCAGATTGATTTCACATTTGATTTTACCCCAACTAACCTCAATCTTACTGTTAGTGATAATGGTAAAGGTTTTAATCAGGAAGAAGTTTTACGACGGAAGCTCGACGAATCCGGAGCCGGACTACGAAACATCATGGAACGTATAAGGTTAGTAGGCGGCACAATCGATATTAAGAGTTCATGCGAAGACGGGACTAATATTACAATCGGAATTCAAAGGGAATTAAACAATTGA